A single window of Salvia splendens isolate huo1 chromosome 8, SspV2, whole genome shotgun sequence DNA harbors:
- the LOC121742962 gene encoding pentatricopeptide repeat-containing protein At5g48730, chloroplastic-like, producing MSSLPGPTNPFPLSFSRPNHAQSRISVSMKPDPKPSNAGRNMVTTAERRLGQAKMKEVENRERKEETNRKIASKKAISIILRREATKAVIEKKKGGSKRLLPKSVLDALHERITALRWESALKVFELLREQVWYKPYAGIYVKLITMLGKCKQPEIAHTLFQAMIDEGCVADREAYTALMSAYSRSGLFDRAYSILDQMKKIPDCQPDVYTYSILIKSCLHVYDFDAVDSLLSEMEMHGIRPSTVTYNTLIDAYGKAKKFVEMESVLVQMLRQPHCEPDVWTMNSTLRAFGGSGQIDMMEKCYDKFQKAGIDPTIKTFNILLDAYGKTENYEKMSAVMQYMQRYHYTWTLVTYNIVIDAFGRGGDVKQMEFLFRLMQSERIKPNCVTLCSLVRAYGNAGKLEKIAAVLRFIENSDVTLDTVFFNCLIDAYGLMGCIAEMKGVTEMMKRRGCKLDKVTYRTMIKAFSMNGMTGHAKELQKELRSM from the exons ATGTCATCTCTCCCCGGCCCCACCAATCCCTTCCCCTTGTCGTTCAGCCGGCCGAACCACGCCCAATCCCGGATCAGTGTCAGCATGAAACCCGACCCGAAGCCGTCAAATGCCGGTAGAAACATGGTCACTACGGCTGAGAGGAGATTGGGGCAAGCCAAGATGAAGGAGGTGGAAAATCGAGAGAGGAAGGAGGAAACCAACAGGAAGATAGCGTCGAAAAAGGCCATTTCGATTATTCTCAGGAGAGAAGCTACGAAAGCGGTGATCGAGAAGAAGAAAGGGGGATCCAAGAGGCTGTTGCCGAAATCTGTTCTCGATGCCCTTCATGAGAGGATCACTGCTTTGCGTTGGGAGTCTGCTCTCAAG GTTTTTGAACTCCTGCGCGAGCAAGTCTGGTACAAGCCGTACGCTGGTATATATGTGAAGCTCATCACCATGCTCGGAAAATGTAAGCAACCCGAGATAGCTCATACCTTGTTTCAGGCAATGATTGATGAAGGGTGTGTGGCGGACCGAGAAGCTTACACTGCTCTTATGTCTGCCTACAGCCGGAGTGGCCTTTTCGATAGAGCGTATTCCATTCTCGACCAGATGAAGAAGATCCCTGACTGTCAACCCGATGTGTACACTTACTCCATCCTCATAAAGTCTTGCCTGCACGTTTATGACTTTGACGCAGTTGACTCTCTCCTCTCGGAAATGGAAATGCACGGGATCAGACCATCCACGGTCACGTATAATACTCTCATCGATGCGTATGGAAAAGCGAAGAA GTTCGTAGAGATGGAATCCGTGCTCGTGCAGATGCTCAGGCAGCCGCACTGCGAACCCGACGTCTGGACCATGAACTCGACGCTCAGGGCTTTCGGGGGCAGCGGGCAGATAGATATGATGGAGAAGTGCTACGACAAGTTCCAGAAAGCCGGAATCGACCCCACCATCAAGACATTCAACATCCTCCTCGACGCCTACGGCAAAACGGAGAACTACGAGAAGATGAGCGCCGTGATGCAGTACATGCAGCGGTACCACTACACCTGGACGCTCGTCACCTACAACATCGTCATCGATGCGTTCGGGAGAGGCGGTGACGTCAAGCAGATGGAGTTCTTGTTCCGGCTGATGCAATCCGAGAGGATCAAGCCCAACTGTGTGACTCTGTGTTCGCTCGTGCGAGCCTATGGGAACGCAGGGAAGCTCGAAAAGATCGCGGCTGTTCTGCGCTTCATCGAGAACTCCGACGTCACCCTCGATACTGTGTTCTTCAACTGCTTGATCGACGCCTACGGCCTGATGGGATGCATCGCAGAGATGAAGGGGGTGACCGAGATGATGAAGAGGCGGGGCTGCAAACTCGATAAGGTCACGTATCGAACGATGATCAAGGCGTTCTCGATGAACGGGATGACGGGACATGCCAAGGAGCTTCAGAAAGAGCTCCGTTCGATGTAG